CACCCACTTTTAGATCACAAGTGATGTCACTTTCTGAAATTATAATGTTATATTCttaaattcaatggtttaaGGAATTTGTGCGTTTAGTGTCTTTTTCAGAGTTGTCTCGGGGAATGCCAATTAAGTGttgcaaaaattattttataaaaattactaTACTTATTTGTTCTATTCAAAAGTTgacaaaattacaaaacaaatgatGTAAGCTATAAACTTATTCATACTGATTAGAATCCACTcaccaaataaagaaaaagaaagagaaaaggttCGACCGGTAGAATCCTACAATTGAGTGCATAACTATATCAGATATAGTCGACAGTTTACAGCTATCAGATGATAATAGTTTCCAATTCAATAATATCTTGTGCTCTTTTAAAACCTTATATttacacacatacacacacgacatattcattaatttatttctcCCAATTGCATTGGAAATTTCTAATTGTGTAATGGATGATAGGTGGCTTGCGTGTTGATGTTCCATCTTCAGCAAGATGATTTTCCAGTGGACACACATGTGAGTACTGTGTTTCCCTTGCTGCTTTTTCACTGTGGGATTCTCTTAATACTTGAATGTTTATGCAGGTATTTGAGATTGCAAAGGCCATTGGTTGGGTACCAGCTCTGGCTGACAGGAACAAGACATATCTTCATCTCAATAAAAAGATCCCGAACGAACTCAAGTTTGATTTGAACTGTCTCCTGTATACACATGGTAAGCTCTGCCGTAGATGCACCAAGAGAGTGGGTAAGCAGCAAAGAAAGGAGTCCCATGAGAGCTCCTGTCCTCTATTAAATTACTGCAAGAACTCTGAATCTGAAACCAGTTAACAAATTCAATTAGAGGTTTTTAATCTGAAAGCCTCAGCTTGATCCTGttctgccttttcttttctttctgccCTTGTTTGTTTGTGGGCTTGGGGGTAGTTCTTTGTTTGATCAGCAGGAGAATTTGTGCAGGTGATGTGTAGGTTCTACTTGTATATAACATGAAATGTGGTGATACGTCAATATAACACTGCACCTGCCTTCACAATTCATTTTTGCCTGTGATATCCCCCTTTGATTTGATGACATTTGAGGTTGTTCAACTGTTTTCAACATTCCTACTTGGCTTTTTGTCCAGAAGTTTCAACTGTGGTTCCTGTTgtcccaaattaaaataactttcaattgcaaaagCTTTTTAAAACCCATCTGATTTCAAGCTTATTGACTTAATTTGTGCAACTCAACGTTTGTGGGCATAAAATATTGTGCTTGCATAGTTTACAAAGATATTCGCAGATGTTCTTTTTACCTTTGTAAATATTCTTGCATCAGGTATCCACTTTCATCACCCCTTTGTTTAGCaataactccatcccaaattTCTTGGTCTACCAAGTTTCATTAGTTGCGTGAGGGCAGAGGAACAGTTGTTGAAAGGTTTATTGAGAGGCAAGTAGCTGCAGTATCACAGAATTTAGCATGAGCATGCATGTGCAGACCTGAAAGGACTGATCATTAATAAGCTCCCAAATTTAGAAGTTAGGGCTTTCCCTCTAGCTGTCACAACATCCCTTTTTGATTGTTGGTGTTAAATTGAATGATTTTAAGCTAATCCCTTTCGAGTAACCCATTACGATTTTAATGCCTCATCAAAATTGCATGCGAAATGCTGAACTGCTTGAAgatcatatattaattaaactaAGAAGTAAGCTTATATCTCTTTGATGTGGAAAATTTGATGCTTGTCTTGTCTTTGTTAAAATGTTAAAGCCCTGATTCTGTGATGGATGATATCTACCTAATTATTGTTCTCGTTACTTATTTTGTTTAACCGACTCTTTTGACACATTTATCCTGTTCTTGTTGGATGAAATTACATCAGTACACCCAAAGCAGTTTTCTATAGAAGGTAAAGAGGCAAAACTTGTAGTAGGTATCCTAGATTATTAGTTTCAGAGATATGGAAAACAATATGTTACAAACAAACTTTGCTTCCTCTCAGTTATGCTTTTCATAGAAGGACAAGAACGATGGTTTCCGTTCTGATACATGGAGGTGGAAAAGCTCAAATTATTTGGCTTTTAGGTGAGTCATCATGCCAGAGTAAGAAAATCTGAAAGGCCGGAAAGTGTAAGATTCTCTGACAAAATTGTCAGGGATGGAGAGAACTGTGAAGGACAAAATTTTATTATGTGAACCAGAGCACAAGAAGTGTGAATGAGTTTTTTTCTCAAGGATTTTTCAAGCTCACAGGTGTTGGGTGGTCCCAAAATACTCATAAGAAGGAGAggctaaagaagaaaaagaattcaGCTTCAGGGAAAGGGGGTTAACTTCAATGTTGAATGAGAAACCTGTGTTAGACAAGTAGTCATCAAACCTTGGCCATTATATTTTTCAAGGAAAACTCTCAGAATCTGTGTATTCAATTTGGGCTTGCTCAATAACCAGGCATATGCAGCTCCTCCAGAAGTGCGTGTTATACATTCCAAAATCTATGCTTATCCTTCTCCCTTGCTTTCAATTTTTGCGATTTCCCAAAGGGAAGAAatgggtaaaaataaaaatagagaaatgttaagggttaataagttttttatacttggtttatatttttttacaaatttaataaatcaactattagatttatggaGTCTACCATTAACTTATGTGGGGATTCACATAAGtttataaatctaataatttatttgtaagataaaattgaccaaatatgagaaaaatattaattcctaacatttctcttttttaaaatcaaccattaaattcaCCTTCACTTAAAGGAATTGGATCCtctctaatttattttaatttgagagcatccagttagttatatttgaatagtacttttgtaattttattttatgagtggataaaaaatctttttaactgtaattaattaaatattgtcCCGTTCAAATAAATTCTTAATTCTACTTTTAAAGAATGTCTctagcattttttatttatttaatgtattatATAAACATAGAGAAAATGCCAATGGCACGTGTTGCGAAATGTCGTGAATGTCGTCCGCAAGTGTGAACCAAGGTAGATCCCCACGCGTTAAGTGGCGTCGCCTCATTGGGCAGGTTTGTGTCATCGGTAGTCCATTCGTCATCAAATAGATCGCCACGTAGTCCGAGCCTGGAGTTCCACTTCCACTGTTCGAGAAAAGGATCCACAAACAAACAGCAACCTATTTTGAGTTTTACACTCTCGTTGGGATCGAGCACCGTAAGGAAATCCATGTCGCTCCGCAAGTTTATTGGGACATGGATGTTCGTGTTCCTCGTGATCTCTCCTGCCATCTTCAACCCCTGCACGGCCCACCTCGATCCCCGTTGGGCAGCTAAGAAGAAGCACATGAGAGAGAAGGTCCGCAAGATGTAAGCACAAATTTTGACACTGACCCTGTTCATATTCTGCGCTCAATCTCGTTGCTTTCGTATTGGTATTCATATTGCACTGATGGGTCTTCAATTCCGGTCTTTATGGAGCTTTGGGTATCTTGAATTTATTGATTGTTATCAATTGATGTCATCTTTTTTGGGCGCTTCGGGAGATGAGCTTGCTAACTTTGTAATGGTTGTAGATATTGGATTTGATTTGGCTTGTGTTCTTGGCAAATTTCTAGTGTCTGATTGAAGTGTTTGTTTGTTGATCTTTGCTAGTTGGAACAATTTCATTTCTAAtttcagttttcttttaaacatgGTTTAAATAGTTAGCATTTCAAAAATATGTGGTGTGGCTGAGTTCAGTTGAATTCGTCTTCTCTGAGAATCAAAAACTACAGAAACTGAAGGCTCGAATTCATCGCCTTGGCATATAATAAAGGTCATGGCTAACACCGTAGGGTATGGGTTCATTTGAAGCAATTAAAGCATATAATAAAGACTGGCATTTTGTTCATGTCGAATTCATGGCCAACTTCATTGCAATTTAATCTTCATTCTATACGGATTTGCCTATCTAAACAAAGAGTAAAAGAAGAAGGGCGAGAAAAGATATGGTTTCAGAAGTATGTTGACATCTCTTTGTTAGTGATTTTTCAGAAGAAATTTCACACTCTGTGTTACCTCTCTTTTCAGGTTTTACCATGCATATGACAACTACTTGACCTATGCATTCCCGGTCAGTTCATAATCTTCAATGGCATAGTTACGAGTTGGCATGTCACTTCCATCTCTTGATGttgtaatttattatatttcttgCAGCATGATGAACTAAAGCCTCTTACTAAATCTTTCACTGACTCCCTTAGTGAGCTTGGAAATCTGAAGGTAAATTTTTATCATTGAGAATGTAATTCATAGTTAGTAACAAGGGAAATATAATTGTTTATTGTCTCACTTACAGCGTGAATACTTGCCACAAGACTATAGTGGATCTGCCCTCACGCTTATTGAATCATTATCCAGGTATAGCATTTGGCTTGAGTAACAAGAGCATAGATTGTTAGGTTGTGGATGCAATTCTTTAATCTGAATTCTTACTTTTCTAGTTATTGCAATTATTTATTCTAGTTTGGTGTTTTCTTGATTTCATTTATTTGGTGGAGTCATCATTCTGATACAagatctccctctctctctctctctctctctccctcagcCTTGTGATTCTGGGTAACGACACTGAATTTGAAAGGGCAGTACTTTGGCTTTCTGAAAACCTAACATTTGATGTTGATGCAAGGATAAATCTTTTTGAGGTATGTGATTGGTATACTTCTTGGGAAAAATTTAATTTGGTTGATGTGTTGATTCTAAAGCTTCAGCCTTCATGTAGTGTGGTTACTGATTACTCAAACCTGATGAAGTCATCACCATAGTTTCTATTTCTGAATGTCATTCGAGAAGCAATATTTATTGCATAGCAAGCTGCTAATGGTGTTCTTCTCCTCTTGATCATTATTGTAGTGCAACATAAGAGTTCTTGGAGGGCTTGTTTCTGCTCATATGCTTGCTACTGATTCTACAAACAGGTTGGTTCGTGGTGCTTACGAGAATCAGCTGCTTCTGTTGGCTGAAGATTTAGGGAAACGCTTTCTACCTGCATTCGACACACCCACCGGGTTGCCATATGCATGGATTAACTTAAAGGTACTAACAAAACATGTGAAAGttgaaattcaaattcattTACAACTAGGTTGTATCTGAGATATCAAACTTACCTTCTAAACCAGTGTTAGGTTACCTTCTTATATCTACTGCATCAGCTTCATcatcaaaatagaaataataaagTGTGATGTATCCCAATCTATAGAACTATAGTAGTATAGGATTTTTGTCTCTTATATCTACTTCATCATCGGAATAGAAATATAAAGTGGTGATGTATCCCATTTTACAGAACTATCATTACAAATATGATCATCCTTCAATCCGCCTCTTGCCACATATTCCACTAATTCAGCATCATAAAAGtgatatttttccttaaattgtAATTATCATCCTCGAGACCACATTCTGATCAAAGCTAAAGATGACCCATCAGTTTGTGACAAAGAagattgcaaattttgaaaGAGATCAAGCTCCAATTGGAGTGGCATCATAGCTGCTTGATGAATTGGAGGCCCACATATTCAATAGTATGATGAGATAATGTATTACTTCAATTGTCCACTGAAACCTAAATTTCTtattggaaaacaaagaaaaaatctctTTAGGGTGCTGAAGTAGGCAAATCCCCAGAGTTCTTGGTGGAAAGAACAAGTCAAAGGCAATTTTATTGATAGTCAAGAATAACTAGCTTAAATAATATCATAATATTCTATTTACTTGaagacaaaaccctaaaacccaatAACATTAAATCTAATCCTAGCCATGCATGTTGTAAGTAAATGAAAAGACCAAAACATCCTTAAAACCCTAACTATACTAGCACAAACAATACTTCTAAATAACTTTACAGTGCTATAAGTAGTATTGACGCTACAATACCAGTGAATAGTACCACCTGCTACAGTACTATGAACAGTTAACACCCCCCACCTACCCTTGATGCTATTCTAGATTAATATGATGCcgaagacaagctttggtgtTACTTAAACAAATCTTACATAATCTTTTAGACCAATTCACGTTTCAATTCTCAAAATGTATGAATATTGTctgttggttttgtttgtaaGAAGGATATATGACTCCACATCAATGCGAAATTCTGTGGACAGTACGGAGTGATGGTGAACGAGACTACTGAAACAAGCACGTCAGGGTGTGGTAAGAGGATTATCTTTAAAGTTTAAGACAAAGCTATCACAAAAATTGCAGCCTTGAAATGAGCTGATTTTCATTCTGGATTCAGGTTCTCTGATTCTTGAAATGGGAGCCTTATCACGATTGACTGGCGACCCTACATATGAATCTGCAGCTTTACGTGCTCTTCGTAGGTTATGGAGCATGCGGAGTTCATTGAATTTACTTGGAACGACGCTGGATGTCGTAACTGGGGAATGGATTGAGTATTCATCTGGTATTGGAGCTGGTAGGCACTCTGAgggcctttattttttttttgggtgctggattttatgttgtttggcTTCTGAGGCTACCAAATATATAAGCTTCCTTTTTTAAACGTTAGTATTTATTGCATTGCCAAATTTGCCAAACGTGAATGGTGTCCAGATTACAATGCATGGATCATCTTGCCTCTACTGCTCCACATATTGGGCATGTAATCCCTGATGTTTCTGATGTTGGATTCTGGTTGGCTTACTTTAGGGGTTGATTCATTCTATGAGTATCTATTGAAGGCCCATGTTCTTTTTGGAAATGAGGAGTTTTGGAGAATGTTTCATTCTGCTTACCTTGCAGCGCAGAAATATTTTAGACATGGTCCATGGTACGCACCGATTTCTATCCCTGCTGAATTTGACTCTTTATGTTTTCACATGATTTTATGTTCAACCTATGGCTTTTTGGTTTATGTTTCTAACTTACCTAAAGACTTTTAACTCCTTTGGAAGGTTTtgtggctatatatatatatatattttttaataagtaatgttgtatatatatcaaaaaacgCAGAGGAGCGCAACCGTAATACActtgaagtatacaagagaacgcctAAGACGAATGAAAAATAGAGCAAGGAAATCTAAAGGATCTAAATAAGCAGATGTTCAAgtgaagagggaaaaaaaaaattagtgtaaAATGCCTTAAagatctttctttctttctttttttaaaattttttaatttaattaattttttttttttttgagtattacAACTTTGTattttaccttaaaatttttaaaacaactcCCTAAGCTTGACATAGCAGTTTTTTAACATTCACCTATCAAATTAGTAAGCTGGAAAAAAATGTTCATGGTTCAAAGCTGCTTGTTGTAATTTAGGTACCATGAAGCGGATATGAAAACAGGAAAAGCAACTTATTGGCAGCTTACAAGCCTTCAAGCATTTTGGCCGGGCCTACAGGCAAGCACATCTTCGTTATTAAAAATCAGCCTCAGCAAGAACCTTCTGACTTTCATATTTGACTTATGGTGATTAGGTTCTCGTTGGGGATATTGCAGCTGCTAATTCATCGCACCGTGAGTTTTTCCACGTATGGGAGAGGTTTGGAGTTCTTCCTGAGAGGTATCttgttttgaagtttttgttaTGTCTGCCATTGGTTTCTACAATGGCAGAGTTATTTTTTGTAATGGGGAAAAAAACACCTTATATGAACTGTAAATTAATTCAGGTATTTGCTGGACCATCAAATGCTGCATCCTACAGAAAAATACTATCCTTTGCGCCCTGAATTGGCAGAGTCAACATTCTACTTATATCAAGCCACCAAAGGTCTgatcatttttgtttgttattttcattttcggCTTGACCTGGCAGTCCAagattttctttcatattaattttgtatcatctttttccttttttttttcttttttttttcttttttttgagatGTTATGCTTATTTAAGCTTTGAACTTATTAAACCAACTGTAGGTTGTAAATTTAAGGTCATTTTGTGtgaaagttttaattttatgcaAACATTTCAGTGTCCAAGTTGAAAGTTGCTGGGCCTTGAAGGCATTATGGTAACTAAGTTGCAAGGCAACATTAGTTACATTGTCACTATTGTATCCATAATCTTGCAATGCTCAAGGGGATTGCTTTCTGATAAATTTTAAGCTTTATTTATGACCGTGCTTGTAGGCATGTTGTACAAATGCAGCACGCTTCTATTTTGAATCAAGGCACATGGTTCTTCAACTGTACTATTCTGATTTGCACATCTTTGTTTGATTAGTATCGTTTCTCATGTTATCAGATTCATGGTACTTAGAAGTGGGTGAATCCATTGTTGATTCTCTTAATTTATACACCAAAGTGGAAGGAGGATATGCAAGCATTAGAGATGTAACAACTATGGAGTTGGAAGATCATCAACATAGTTTTTTTCTTGCTGAAACGTAAGAGcgtgttctttttcttttctcattctgGCATCAAgtataaagaaaattttctcaacCTTAGCAGTGTCAAATTTGAAACTATATCAATGTTTACTGTTTCTGTAGGTGCAAGTATCTATATCTTCTGTATGATGATTCATTTTTGGTTGGTcggaattttattttcacaacCGAGGGTCATCCGCTTCCAGTGTTAAGTGATTGGCATGAAAGGCTTCCACAGACCTATATTCCAGCAAACTGGACTTTTGCCCAGGTGTTCTTTCTAGTTTCTACCTATCTGCTTGTATAGTGATTGACTGTTGGAATGATTGAATCACAAGTTTCTGCCATTGCATTCATACTAAATAATGAAGTACTTTTTTTACTTGTGCAGAGTGGAAAGCAAGCAAGACGGGCAAGTTCAATGTCTTTGCAAGTCTGCCCTGCTACAAATTTGAATGCAGGGGGACATGGTGACCGACAGGTCGAGAGCGCTTGCCATATCTGCGATGCTCATACCGACCACAGGTGTTTTACCGACGAAGAATGCGGGGTCGATTCAACTACGTGTAGACGAAGATCATGTAGCATGGCTGGTTATTGTGGACTATGGTTGTTCATTTGATACTCAGAtatagccatttttttttttataaaactacAAATCCCCCAGTACAAGAAACTTTGGTCCACAGAGGTAATTGTTCTGGCAGGTTTGTAATCTAATTCCAATGTGAGAAAGTAGGAAAAGGGTTGAGAATATAATATTACAGGATGCAGAAATTCTTCAAAGTTGCATTCTTTTTCAGATCATGAAATTTTGAATGATCCATACCTATGGGGTGTTCACTTTTTCAAAAGTTCATCATCCTGTGTGTTAGTGTCACAAATGAACATTTTTTTGGCTTAATTAACATGAGTTCCCTCTGATTTGAAGGTAAAGTGACTCAAACGTTTTTCACACGACTTTTGAGTTGTATTCTTTTAACCTATTCTTCTAGGGCCTTCGGCATATAATTGGTTTCTTTAATACCAAGTGACGAAAAAAAACAGCAATGACGAGGCGAAAATATCTGATCATGTAGAGAATGCGAGCCCGGTGGATGAAGAGCTGGTGTCCATCTCTATGCCAGGCTGGAAGGCTGATCTTAGACGAAAAAAGCATTGGGTGGGTGAAGGAACAGGTACTGACTATCCTTGTGAGTGGACCCCACATGGGAAATCAGACGGGTCACGACAACCCAGCTCGGCCAACCCGGCCGGCTCCAGTCATCGATCTCTTctgcttttgcttttcttgtcCTGACCCGAATCTCGGGTATGGTgtagatattttttatttttttacctccAGTGGGACATAAAGGCACGTGGATTAGAAGCTTGGTACGGATGGTACTATATACCTGCTAACATACCCTGTCTACTCAGTGCTGTTGGTATGGGTGTACGGTGCTTACAATCATCCAGCCAGCTGTCtgcaataaaaaaaagtgcCACTTTGACCCAGGCCATGATGTCCCAAGGACAACTGGCTGTGTCTATAAACCAAAAGTACTATATACTATGTTTttgctaaaaacaaaaaccaaaaaacaaattatacgATTTATTTCTTTAACTTGCCCTTGAATTCAAATTTTGTATCACCATTTTAGAATCAGGTAGACATTTTCCAATAATGCTTATGCTATGCATCATCTCTATATCCCTCTTTCTGTTCTTTAGATCTTGGGTGACATAGTTCTCACTTGCATTTAACCcataaagattgatttttgggtttgaaaAGAGCATACCATGTAGACTTTGAAGGGATGAGAGGAAATAAGAGATAATGAAtagaattatttaaaaaatttagtaattttGTTGTTCAGATTATTAGTAATTAGGTAATTAATATGAGGAAGCTTTT
This genomic interval from Corylus avellana chromosome ca3, CavTom2PMs-1.0 contains the following:
- the LOC132173847 gene encoding alpha-mannosidase I MNS5 — translated: MSLRKFIGTWMFVFLVISPAIFNPCTAHLDPRWAAKKKHMREKVRKMFYHAYDNYLTYAFPHDELKPLTKSFTDSLSELGNLKREYLPQDYSGSALTLIESLSSLVILGNDTEFERAVLWLSENLTFDVDARINLFECNIRVLGGLVSAHMLATDSTNRLVRGAYENQLLLLAEDLGKRFLPAFDTPTGLPYAWINLKYGVMVNETTETSTSGCGSLILEMGALSRLTGDPTYESAALRALRRLWSMRSSLNLLGTTLDVVTGEWIEYSSGIGAGVDSFYEYLLKAHVLFGNEEFWRMFHSAYLAAQKYFRHGPWYHEADMKTGKATYWQLTSLQAFWPGLQVLVGDIAAANSSHREFFHVWERFGVLPERYLLDHQMLHPTEKYYPLRPELAESTFYLYQATKDSWYLEVGESIVDSLNLYTKVEGGYASIRDVTTMELEDHQHSFFLAETCKYLYLLYDDSFLVGRNFIFTTEGHPLPVLSDWHERLPQTYIPANWTFAQSGKQARRASSMSLQVCPATNLNAGGHGDRQVESACHICDAHTDHRCFTDEECGVDSTTCRRRSCSMAGYCGLWLFI